The following nucleotide sequence is from Odocoileus virginianus isolate 20LAN1187 ecotype Illinois chromosome 18, Ovbor_1.2, whole genome shotgun sequence.
GAGAATTATAAGCATGTTCTTCacccattttagaaataaaagttatgaaGTTTGAGTGGCACatataattttcctcttttttctgattttaaagttaTTCTAACTTTAAATTATGTCCCCAAGATGGTAAGCACCATAGTGTGAATATTTCAAATCTTCTGATGTCAGACTCCTTTCTGTGTTCCCCGTTATGCCACATACTGTATCACTCAGAGTTCAATCACAAGAGAGGAATGCACACCACGGGGATAGCAATGAGTTATGAAGAAGATGTAGCTGTTACTGCTTGGGCTGGGGCTTGAAGGGAAGAGGCATTATTAATAAACCTACATGTTTTGAATAGGTCCCATGGATCTAAGGCTCACTCTAGGACTCAGATATTTGGTAACTCAAGGACCTGGGACTGAAAACTGAGCAAGGTAAGATGCTTGGTGGCCATGCCAGTATCTCTGAGGCTGAAAAGTAATGTCTACTAAGGAATtactaatatataaatataatgtaatgTACAATTACATATAGATATGAAAACTCAGTATATGTATGTTTGAGTATATAGTAATAAAACACAGACTGAAATTTACCTTCCTGTAAAGAAAGAGCTGTTAAAGAATAGCAGTGAAAAATTCCCCAGGTCTCGTCTGTCCACTCTCCCTCTAGTTGTGTTAGCAGAAATGAATAATAAGAGGACTGGCAAAGAAGAAATGAGATTCGTAGGTTCCCATTCACTGCGTGACAAAGCAGAGTACAAAGGGGAAGGATGTTTAGAGTTAAGAGATAGCAAATTAaaagtacacatacatacacactgtgTGAGCTGTGCTTTTGCTCAGGAAACACatgaataattttatgaaaaattaacCATTAAATTGCTTAAAATAACAAAGTGTTCTGGGAATTAGCATATTTTTACTCATTATTTAATTGATAATATTTATGATCCAGAATAATGAAATATCTCGGGTTTTCTGTCTGTGATTGCTGACACATGCTGTAACATGTCTactaaactaaaaacaaaaaagtgagaaatttcaaagattttgaatttgttttttgaaATCACAAATCTAGGCTTTTCTTTCTAAGATGAAGTTGGaacttttctgctttttcctcaGGTGAAATCAGAATATTTGGTACTTTTTCCTTAAGTATTGTCTCAACACATTTTCCTTCTTACTGAAGTTCAGCTGGAGAACTTTTTTCTTCTTGCCCAATTAATTCTTTTAGTCTCTTgaacagccaaattaaaaaacaaaataatataaaaaacaaaggaatCAAGCGAAATAGCAGCAGGTACCGGTAGTCTGGCTCTCCACCTCTGCCTGGCGGAGGGCCACTGTCCACGCTGCCTCCAGCACCTTTGACCTTGCAGTGGGGAGGGTCCCACCCGGAGTTGCAGTGGCAGTGATGTCTGTTGTTGCAGACTCCATTCATATTGCATGTCTCAGGCGaacaaccactttggaaactGGGCATAGACGTACACTTCCTTTCGAGGCACATATGATTCGCGCCACACTCTGTACCATCTTTCACTTCACCAATATCAGGTATGGTCATCCCCAGATGGTAGTCTGTACCCCAGCAGCTGACTCCATTTATTCGAGTCCAGTGCACAGTAGAATGATCTCTCAGGAAGGGGATTTCTGTCACATTCTCACACTGAACCCTCCCACACAGAATATCTGTGATTCCACATTGTACATATGAACTGTTTGTCAGACCACAGTTACCAAAACGGTCACCTCGGGTATTCATTGCCCTGTAGCAATTCTCATTTGCATTCTTGGCCTCTTTGCCAAAAATTTTCCTACACTGTTCATTGCGGTCATTGCATCTCTTTTCATAGCAGTAACCACCGCCTGTGCAGGAGGTCCCATCCTGCATGTACACATCTCCTGGACACTGATAGGATGTCCCATTGCACCACTCTGGAAGAtcacattcattttcttctttcctacacATGGAGCCTGATGGCATGAATGTGCAGTTCTCACAGCAAAGCCCGAAAGCACAAGTAGCCCCAGCTCTCAGAGTGCAGTCTAACTGACAGCAGGGGTCTTttgcacacatatatgtggaaccaCAGTCACACTCTTCTCCTTCTTCAACCACACTGTTGCCGCAGCGTTTCTGCCTGAAGATATCCTCTGGATTTGGTGAAATGTGCATGCACCTCACTTTTCCAACAACGCCCCAGTATGAAGCATAACTGCAGTTGCTGAATCGAGTTGCCACAGCTTTACTTGGAAACATTATGCATGATTTATCTCCACATTTACATGTTTTATCATCATGTCGCATACCCAGATTGTGACCAATCTCATGTGATACAATATATGCAAACTCTTGCACTTTGTCATTCAGAAAGCTATCAACCCCACAGTTATAAAGTTGATTACATACAGTTCCAACATAGGCTAAGCCAAGATGGCGgccataattttcttttatgaaaacatGTGCAATATCATGTGGTAAGCGGGTATTAAAACTTTTTCTCTTCCATATGCAAAATTCGTTCAAGAGAGTACTTATGTTTGTTGATGGAAGGAGGTTGTCTTTAGACCAGATTTCGATTCCAATCAAAGCCACATTAACATCCAGTGATTGTAAAAATGTATCTATTCCATTGACAACCATGCATACTTCCAACTGCACACTTGAGGTATTACTTTGGTGATGAAGATACCGACCATGGTCTACCAACACTGCCAGTTCAAGGAAACGCCTGTGAGTCCACCAGCCAACATACCCACTTTGCTTCAAAGTATAATTAACactctcttgaagaaatttcagTTGTCGTgctatttcttcatctgtcaatCCACATCTCTTGGGTGGAAATTCTGTCTCATCTACCATCTTGTATAGCAGATGTTCAAATGAGGTAGAAAGACTTTTGGGCTTGATTTCATAAACAACATTATGTATCTGTAATGTTCCTTGAAAGCCCCCCAAACATGTACTGAGGGCAACCAGGGATTCTGGATCCTCTTCCATGTAACCCTGATAGTAGCAGTCATTCTGTACAAAAGGCTGGTCCTCCATTAGTGCGTGCTGGTCTGTGTAGGTGAACACTGGTAGGTGTTTAGAGAACAAAATCTTCTTGACTTTTATGTGAAGAATGTGTCTCTGGCCTCCAAAACGCAGGCTGTAAGAGAGCCATCCAGGAAGCTTCATGCCACTGCCAGTGTGTGTTATCTTCAAGGGTATCACCACTTCTGGAGGATCGTGATGTTGGGAGTGCTCAATGCAGGATGATCCAGAAAGGAATAGAAACACCCTCACCCAGAGCAGCAGGAGACTGATCCTCACATACACGAGGGTCTCACCCACAGCCATTTATGATGTCATGTGCAGCCAGTGGTGAGAGCAGGCCACATCATGGTGAGCTGGTGGTACACAGCACAAACCTTTGATCTGTCTTCTGTCAGAGTCACCATGTCAGAGCCATAGCACTGAAAAAAAACAAGAGCAGAGACAGATCTGGGAGTTATGAGCAAATTAAGACAGAGGGCGACGAGAAAGGCATGGGTTAAAGTGACTAAAAGTTTGGCTAAAGACATGGCTCATGATACTGCATTGCATTGCTGTCAAGTAAGGTGAGGCAGAGTGAGACTGTAGGTGTCCAAAGCAGTGGTGATTGGCCTAGGGTGACACTTGTTGAACCTTGAGGAAGGACACATAGCGGTTCATTGTTCTGTTCTCTAAATATATGACACTGCGTGGACATGTCTACAGAAATAAGTAagacaaaaaggtcttaatggaAGGAGgatatatatcttcttttcatttataaaaaataaagggaattttTATTATCCATATTGACTGGGTATAATGATCACTTTATAgtgattcttttctattttcaatgATAAATTAGTCACATTACTtaggacagattaaaaaaatacatatatcattattttctctcattcatgtAACTAATTATTACCTGTCCTAccttctgttttccctttttcttctcagttcagtcgctcagttgtgtccgactctttgtgaccccatggactgcagcacaccaggcttccctgtccatcaccaactcccagagtttactcaaactcatgtccattgagccggtgatgccatccaaccatctcatcctctgtcatccccttctcctcccaccttcaatctttcccagcatcagggtcttttcaaatgagtcagttcttcacatcaggtggccaaagtattggagtttcagcttcagcatcagtccttgcaatgaatattcaggactgatttcctttaggctggactggttggatctccttgctgtccaagggtctctcaagagtcttttccaacaccacagttcaaaagcatcaattcttcactgctcagctttctttatagtccaactctcacatccatacatgactactgggtaaaccatagctttgactagactgacttttgttggcaaagtaatgtctctgctttttaatatgctgtccgggttggtcataacttttctcccaaggagcaagcatcttttaatttcacggcagccattactatctgcagtgattttggagccccccaaaataaattctgtcactgtttccaccgtttccccatctatttgtcatgaagctatggaaccagatgccgtgatcttagttttctgagtgttgagatttaagccaacattttcattcttctctttcactttgatcaaggggctctttacttcttctttgctttctgccataaatgtggtgtcatctgcatatctgaggtaattgatatttctctcagcaatcttgattccagattgtgcttcatccagtccagcatttctcatgatgtactctgcatgtaagttaaataagcaaggtgacaatatacagccttgacttactcctttccctatttggaaccaatct
It contains:
- the LOC110127107 gene encoding disintegrin and metalloproteinase domain-containing protein 20-like — translated: MAVGETLVYVRISLLLLWVRVFLFLSGSSCIEHSQHHDPPEVVIPLKITHTGSGMKLPGWLSYSLRFGGQRHILHIKVKKILFSKHLPVFTYTDQHALMEDQPFVQNDCYYQGYMEEDPESLVALSTCLGGFQGTLQIHNVVYEIKPKSLSTSFEHLLYKMVDETEFPPKRCGLTDEEIARQLKFLQESVNYTLKQSGYVGWWTHRRFLELAVLVDHGRYLHHQSNTSSVQLEVCMVVNGIDTFLQSLDVNVALIGIEIWSKDNLLPSTNISTLLNEFCIWKRKSFNTRLPHDIAHVFIKENYGRHLGLAYVGTVCNQLYNCGVDSFLNDKVQEFAYIVSHEIGHNLGMRHDDKTCKCGDKSCIMFPSKAVATRFSNCSYASYWGVVGKVRCMHISPNPEDIFRQKRCGNSVVEEGEECDCGSTYMCAKDPCCQLDCTLRAGATCAFGLCCENCTFMPSGSMCRKEENECDLPEWCNGTSYQCPGDVYMQDGTSCTGGGYCYEKRCNDRNEQCRKIFGKEAKNANENCYRAMNTRGDRFGNCGLTNSSYVQCGITDILCGRVQCENVTEIPFLRDHSTVHWTRINGVSCWGTDYHLGMTIPDIGEVKDGTECGANHMCLERKCTSMPSFQSGCSPETCNMNGVCNNRHHCHCNSGWDPPHCKVKGAGGSVDSGPPPGRGGEPDYRYLLLFRLIPLFFILFCFLIWLFKRLKELIGQEEKSSPAELQ